In the Armatimonadota bacterium genome, CGCCGCGGCGGCGGCGACCTGGCACACCATCCGCGACCTCGAGCACAAGGGCGACGCCATCGCCCGCGACCTGTTCGACTTACTCGGCACGGCACCGAGCGACCGACAGGATCGGGCGGCCCTCCAGACCCTGGTGGGGTTGCTGGACGACGTCCTGGACGCCATCGAGGCCGCCGCCGCACGGCTGGCCATGCACCGCATCCGGCGCGCCATCGCGCCCGCGCGCACGATGGGGCAGGCCGTCCTGGCCGCGGCGCGGGACCTCCGCCTGGCGATGGGGAGCCTGCGGCGCGCCAGCGACGTGTTCCCGCACACACGAGCGCTGCACCGCCACGAGAACCTGGCTGACGACGCCCTCCGCGCGGCGATCGACTACCTCTTCACCAACGGCGCGAGCGCCAGGGACATCATCAAATGGAAGGACATCTGTGAGTTCCTGGAGGCCGCGACCGACCGGTGTGAGGACATCGCCAACGTGGCGGAGACGCTGGCCGTGCGCTCCGGCCGGGAGGGCCGGCTGGTCGCCGGGCAAGTGGTCATGGACGTGGAACGGCATGAGGTCACGGTGGCGGGCGCACCGGTGCCGTTGTCGGTCAAGGAGTTCGAGGTGCTGCGCCTGCTGCTGCGCCACCAGGGCAAGGTCGTCCGCCGGCAGCGCCTCCTCCACGACGTCTGGGGCGACGACTACGTTGGCGACACGCGGACCCTCGACACGCACATCGGCTGGTTACGCAGGAAGCTCGAGCCTCGTGGCCAGGTCCGTATCGTGGCGATGCGCGGCGTGGGCTACCGCCTGGACTTGATCCCAAGCTAGCGCCGCGGGCGGGACTGCCGACCCGGCGGTACGTGCCGCGTCGCCCCGACCGGCCGCCGCCGGGCGGGTTCCCCGAGGCCCGCCGGCGCCCCTACAGCAACTCGACGTCGTGGGGCAGGCTCTCCCGCAACCCCGCGGGCGTGATGCGGATGAACTCGGCGTTGGCCCACAGCTCGGGAATGGTGCGGGCCCCGCAGTAGCTCATCCCCGAGCGCAGCCCGCCCAGCAGTTGCTGGAGCACGTCGGCGACCTTGCCGCGGTAGGGCACCAGGGCCTCGACACCTTCGGCCACGATCTGGCTGAGGTCCTCGTCATCCACCGGCGCGTCCAGCGCCCGGCGGCGCGCCGTGGCCCACAGGCTGGCCATGCCGCGGTAGGTCTTGTACTGGCGACCGTTGCGGACCACCGTGGCGCCCGGGCTCTCCTCAGTGCCGGCCAGCAGGTTGCCCAGCATCACCGTGCTCGCGCCGGCGGCCAGGGCCTTGGTGATGTCACCCGAGC is a window encoding:
- a CDS encoding DUF47 family protein — encoded protein: MAVSPSFSAKPSASPEEREYALLDEMATAIEQAAIALEALLDGRAAAAATWHTIRDLEHKGDAIARDLFDLLGTAPSDRQDRAALQTLVGLLDDVLDAIEAAAARLAMHRIRRAIAPARTMGQAVLAAARDLRLAMGSLRRASDVFPHTRALHRHENLADDALRAAIDYLFTNGASARDIIKWKDICEFLEAATDRCEDIANVAETLAVRSGREGRLVAGQVVMDVERHEVTVAGAPVPLSVKEFEVLRLLLRHQGKVVRRQRLLHDVWGDDYVGDTRTLDTHIGWLRRKLEPRGQVRIVAMRGVGYRLDLIPS